One genomic region from Leptolyngbyaceae cyanobacterium JSC-12 encodes:
- a CDS encoding hypothetical protein (IMG reference gene:2510094908) codes for MAELLIIKLLLVTAENRIKVRSTFRENHDKPFKYASLIWYASCSMKAHLPIIKPGSTQKLEVSLTEITDLDMDEV; via the coding sequence ATGGCGGAACTTCTAATTATAAAGTTGTTACTAGTGACAGCAGAGAATAGAATCAAAGTAAGATCTACATTCAGAGAAAATCACGATAAACCCTTCAAATATGCGTCTCTAATTTGGTACGCAAGTTGTTCTATGAAGGCACATCTACCAATTATTAAACCAGGTTCGACTCAAAAGCTAGAGGTTTCTCTAACAGAAATTACTGATTTGGACATGGACGAGGTTTAA